One stretch of Croceibacterium atlanticum DNA includes these proteins:
- a CDS encoding Fur family transcriptional regulator, which translates to MQQSIDLEALCAERGLRITEQRRVIARVLSESDDHPDVEALHARASAIDPKISIATVYRTVRLFEEAGILDRHDFGDGRARYEAAPEAHHDHLIDVETGKVVEFVDPELEALQRVIAEKLGYRLVDHRMELYGVRIDRED; encoded by the coding sequence TTGCAGCAATCCATCGATCTAGAAGCGCTCTGTGCCGAACGCGGCCTCCGGATTACCGAACAGCGCCGGGTTATTGCCCGCGTCCTTTCGGAGAGCGACGATCACCCCGATGTGGAAGCGCTGCATGCGCGCGCCTCCGCCATCGATCCGAAGATTTCCATCGCAACAGTGTACCGCACGGTGCGCCTGTTCGAGGAAGCCGGCATTCTCGACCGGCATGATTTCGGCGATGGGCGCGCCCGTTACGAAGCCGCGCCCGAGGCACATCACGATCATTTGATCGATGTTGAAACGGGCAAGGTAGTGGAATTCGTCGATCCCGAACTGGAAGCGCTGCAACGCGTGATCGCCGAAAAGCTCGGCTATCGGCTCGTCGATCATCGTATGGAGCTGTACGGCGTCCGCATCGACCGCGAGGATTGA